One Cystobacter fuscus DSM 2262 genomic window carries:
- a CDS encoding YlxR family protein yields the protein MAEGMRLKARSSTNSREELPVGAGPVRSCIGCGARRSQEELIRLGVGPEGGVVVDGRRKLPGRGAYLCGVGCLAAAVKRKAFGRAFRGKAGPVDPSLLGQALESVPGRGGATGGSGR from the coding sequence ATGGCTGAGGGGATGCGCCTGAAAGCCCGCTCCAGTACTAATAGTAGAGAAGAGTTGCCTGTAGGGGCCGGACCGGTGCGAAGCTGCATCGGTTGCGGCGCGAGGCGCAGCCAGGAGGAGCTCATCCGATTGGGGGTGGGGCCTGAAGGGGGGGTGGTGGTGGATGGGCGGAGGAAGCTCCCTGGACGCGGGGCTTATCTTTGTGGGGTGGGGTGCCTGGCGGCGGCGGTGAAGCGGAAGGCCTTCGGTAGGGCTTTCCGGGGAAAGGCGGGTCCGGTCGACCCGTCGCTCCTGGGACAGGCGCTGGAGTCGGTCCCGGGCCGGGGTGGAGCGACCGGAGGGAGTGGGCGTTAG